Part of the Spinacia oleracea cultivar Varoflay chromosome 5, BTI_SOV_V1, whole genome shotgun sequence genome, CTCAGGTATCAACAAAAAGCTCATAAAACAGAAATATAATTTCAGTTCCAAGAGATGTGCTCATGAAGAAGGAAAGTATTCACATTAATCCGAATCGTTACAATCTGAGATGGAGATTTCAAGATCATACATACAAATTGCTTGTGTAGTACTTCTTTAAGCAAGAAAAGATTCAGTGTTACACAAAAGGACCGACATTTTATACAAAGTATAACAACAGGATCTAATAGAAGATAAAACAACTTTAGACAAATAAGAATGATATTAGAATCAATATCACAACAGGACCCTTCTaaacattttattttaaacCACCCCCACAATAATAAGAATCTAATCatttcaaatttttaatttCACCTTTTTCTTTACTCTTTTgctttttttataaataaatccTATAATTTTCTTCATACCTTAATACCATTATCATTTCTTTGTTGAGGGTTTGAATCAAGAAGAGTTTCCAGAGATCTAGCTTTTCTGTTGCGAACTTTGCCAGCTTCTTTTAGCAGCTCGGCCAACCTTCTTTTTTCGTCATCCACATCAGGATTTGCTGTTCCCAACTTCTCCTCTCTCATTCCAACCACATATTCTAATATTTCTATGGCCTCATCCAACCTGTAACATGGGGCAGAAATTTGGCAATTAATTATCAGATTTTCTATTTGGTGCCATGAGCACACCATAATAATAATCAAAGTTAATTAAATGTCATATCAATGAAGAAACTAATATAAATAAGAAAAGAATCTTTCCATATCTACGGCATCTGAATTAGATCGTATATTTACAGGTTTTTCTTATAATCCTGTGGCGAAGCCgccaagaaaagaaaaagattaATTTAAAACTAAAACTATTAATAGTACTCCCTACATGTGTGTTGCATCAATACTAACATGATAGCTGCTGAACAAATACAGTACCTAAAAACTTTCAGAgacttcaaaaaaaaacataatttgGCAACAGCTTAGCAAAATGGGAGTCTAAAATTTTCATGTAATTAAAGCACATTGTATAAGATACACAGGGGGAAAAGATATCATACCTGCCAATTGCATCATAAGTTCCAGCAAGATTACTATATACACCAAGAGTATCAGGGTGATATGGACCACATTCTTGCTCCAGAACACTCCGGGCTTCTTCGAATAATTCTGCTGCCTCGTTGATAGCATAACGTTGAACACAAGTGAGCCCCATTTGATTAAGAGCTATTCCAAAGAAGGCAGACTTCTTCTCTCCACTGGCACGGAGTTTAGTAACAGCGCTCTTGAAAGAATTGTAAGATTCTGAATATTTCCCAAGCATGTAGTACATGACTCCCATCTGTGCTTCAATTCCTGCAACCGTGTTTTGTTGTCCAGGGGCATCACCGTAAATTTTTAGAGCCTTTTGTAGCAGCTTAATTGCCTGATCAAGATCATTCATGGATTCATAAATGGCAGAAACGTCGGTGAACCCACTTGCAATTTCCTCTTGAGGGATTCCGGGTATAGGCTTGCTATAGATACGAAGAGCGTTTTCACAGTATGACTTGGATTCTCTAAGTTTACCGGTCTTATTATACAAATCTGCAAGTCGAACAAATACTGAAGCAATAGCTGGATGATTCTCTCCTTTAGTTGCCTTGAAACTTGTTAAGGCTTTCTCATAGGCAAAAATGGCTTCATCATATCGAGAAAGAGACAAGTATGTATCTCCAATGCTGCAATCAACAGAGGCCACCTCTTTTTCTTGACCATTAGCTACCATTGCCATACTAGCTAACACTAAGTGCTCCAAAGCTTTTTCATGATCACCCTTTGTTTCACAGATCAGACCCATTAGCCTCCTATCTGCTGCTTCTTCAAGGGAAGCTGGTGAACCGCACTCTCTATGAATATCAAGTGCCATTTGACAAAGCTTATCAGCCTCATCAAATTCCATTGCTTGAACATGGGCTTCAGCCAAATACCTACATGTTTCACCAACTCGAGGATCGTTTTGACCTAACACTTGTTTCTGTATTTCTAGACCGTTTGTATAGCATGATATTGAGTTCTCGAGTTGTCCAAGCATTGCATAAGTATCACCAAGTTGCATATTCCCTGCAAATTTAGCAAGTGCATGATTTTCGCCATCCTCAATAGAGGGTAACTCAATGGAACGCTGAAGAACTGGAATTGCCTCATTGTACTGTCCAAGGCTACAGTTTACTGCTGCTACAACATGTAAAGACATGACCAGTTCTAAACTGGGTTTCCCATCAGCACATATTTCAAATGATTTTGAGGCTCGAGTTGCGAAATCAAGAGCCTTATGGAGATTATCCCCTGAGGAAATCAAATCCCTAGCTTGCTTTAGTAAAAAGGGTCCAAGATCTGGGTTATCCAAGGCAGAATCGGATCCTGCAAGTGGGAAATTCCTCTGTTTTTTAGGAGCAATCGACTTTTTCTTCACCGTTTTACCATTCTGTTTCTCAATCTTCTTCTCAGAACTTGATTTTGTGCATTCATCAGGTTCCACCTGCAAACTAGAAGCCTTCTTGGAATTCCTTGATCCTGAAGATGCAGACTTTGTACTCGAAGATCGAGTCTTTTCCACCAAACCCGAAATCTCACCACCAGAATCATCTTCTCCTTTATCCGACTCACCATGAATTTCCTCCTCTGCAACTTCCTCTTCCATGATCTCCACTTCCCTCATTCCTCCACCGACAAGATGCCTCAACTCAGAATCAATTCGAGACTCGTTATCATCCTCAGTCATAAAACTCCGCCTCGAAGGCGACTGATCTGAACTCTGCATATCACATACATTATCATAGAGTTGCTCAATTGAGGTGTCAACAGCCCCATCCAAATCACCTTCTTCCTCTTCAACACTCCTAGGACTTTGTGGACTCAATGTACTCTTTGGAGACCTCATATTCTGAACAGAAGTTTCCTTATTGGGTGTCACATTTACTTCTAACCCATCTTCATTTATTCCCTCCACAACAACTCCAGGCATCTTTACAATCTTAAATGTACAAATATAACTGGAAAATCACTTCAATTATAAATCTGTACAATCTGCAATTCCAATAAATAAATCACAAATCACCCAACATTCAACACATCAACTACTACTACTAACAATCAGTTTCATGTCAAGTATGTATGAGAACAGTTACAAACGGATccaggtaaaaaaaaaaaaattgattcaggCATTTACACAAACACCTTATATGCTAAGTTCCTAACAACATTACAACAACCCCACTTGAAAAAAACACAGTTCCCCAGTTCAATTAATCACATGACAGATCTATAATCATATGCAAAACAATCCAaaacgggaaaaaaaaaaaagacccaATCTTGTTCAGACATTAAAATAAACACGTACCTTAGTTAAAATTTGAGCATTGGAGGGAAATGTGAGTGGTAAATGTAGAGTTTCAAAGAAGAATACAGAGTAGTTGGAAGAAAAAGTGGGGAGAGAGAGGAGACAATTATATAGTGgggtgaggagagagaaggagaagaagttgggaaaacagaagaaaaaaacTGTAAATTTTATAGGATAAAAGCAGAAGAAGACAGAGGGAGAGGATGTAGGAAGAAAGGAGGAGGGGTAAAATGGGGAAAATGGATAGAGAGAAGGTGGAATGTCAGAGGTAAGAGAAGGGGACTTCTCCCCTAACCCCACTCACTCCATTGAGTCATTGTGTTGCCGCTCTTTTATCTTAAACCGCCGTTCTGTTTACTGTTTGTTTCTGCCTCTGTACGTGGGTTTATTGGTAAATCTAATTATGCATTGTCCGTAACCTTATCCGTAATCAATTAATCATACACTTTGTAACGAAGTGATAAATTGAAATGAATAAACTACtctctccgtttctttttgtttattACGTTTAGATTTTTGCACGtctattaacgtataataaaaattctttttttttattaaaaaaacaaactcaagtaaaacctcaatccactgaTCATTACAgtaaccaataagattgttttatttatcaaaatgaaccaataatggaaaagcacaaagattgctaaTTTAATCTACTTGAGAAATtgtaaataaatttaatgagttgaaaaaattggaccaattaaaattaaaagatggcacaaaaaatgatagcataataaatttataaaagaaaaaattctcccacgtaacaaacattgtgaaacaccctaaaaggaatacgtaacaaacaaaaagaaacggagggagtaatatgtaAATGGAATTAATGTGAATATGGATTTTAATTCTTTTAGGGAGAGTGAAATAAATATAGAATTAAGTTCCGAGTTTAGATAAGTTTTTATAAGTTCAATTACATTCAGATAAGATAAtcttagaaaaaaaattaagtgaaaatcaggtgaatagaacgcagcctaggtgggagaaaggaaaaaaaaaattacaagtaTTTAGAAATAACCGAAAGAAGCAAGTGTTGTAACTTGTGAGTACTCATAAACGGAAAagttaaaagtaaaaaaaaatataaaaaacactataggaaatatttttttaaaaatataaaaaaataggaATAGTATCTCGTCTATATTCTGTATTTACTTGACGGAATAAGGAAACATTATATTCTTGTAAAAGTGCAATgttaagagcaactccaatggttggaAAATGGACCTGCTCACgaaaaaaaagaatatatgAGCAGGTAGCTCACCATTGTTGCAATAATGACATCAGCAGCTACTAAAACATTGTAGCTATTTTGGGCAGGTAgctcaaaaaataaaaggggaaatatatgaattaaatattatagggaGCTACAAGGTATTGTAGCCCACCAATGTGAAAGTTTGTAGCTTAAAATAATTGTAGCTAGAAATATGATGTGGTAAACTTAGCTACATCACCTTGTAGcccaccattggagttgctctaatgATGCAAAAATTGTAGAAAAGGGTTCGTTTATTACAAAAGGAAAATATTAGTTAATCTAATTATGAGAAACAAACTAGATTATTTGAAAAGTGTAGTTAAGAGTAAAAATGATTTACCTTTGATGATAACAAAAAGAAGGATGGAAGTACTTTGTATAGTATATAATTTATAATCAGTAAACATCACTTTGTTTCTAATTAATCCACCCTTTGAGAATAATAGTTTACCTAAAGGGGAAATCTAAGTTTATTTCTAATTTTGGAAAATAATTGGATTTTGAGTTGATCTTACTTACTTACTTTAATTGAGTTTAGACTAAGGGTCGCACTCGAAGAAAGCTCACTTTCATCATCCTAATTCTTAATTTCTAAGCCATTGGTGTCAATAGACGCATAATCATAAAGCATAAGTTTTACCATACCACTATGAAAAAAGGGGCCACATTGAATTTTACAAGAGAATAATTATTgtctatattttattttattttgaggggAAACTATTGTCTATATAAATATGCAAAAATATTACGGTAATAATCTTAGTTTTAAAGGTCATGACTTGTGAGTAATAAAGctgttaaaaaaaaatgagtaatAAGTTTGTAGCATTCGGTATAAACTAATTACAAAATATAGGAGTATGTGATGTTACTTTACATTATGAGTATTTCATACATTTGAAAAAGTTAAATTGTTTTAGCACATTAGAGACTCGTCTGTTGAAATACATGTCATAAATTTATATTGTGTGTTtatttttcaaataaaatacaATAATTTTTGGTAGACTATAACGATATAATATATTTTAGAAGACAAAATCATCACATATATAATATACTTAATAATTTTAGTCTTTTACTTTAACTACATTACTGATTTACAGAGACATATTTTATAGTTAAATTACTAACCACGTAATAGCATAGGGCTTGAGTCACAAACTTCTTGCGAACGTAGCTACAAATAATAAATTTgtcatttgattttgaaatgTCATGCATATATATCATGATCACGATATATGCATCGATCAATTCATACAATTTTTATTGTTTGTGCAAGGAATGTAATtgtattattaatttattatcgaTGTGTACGTTATAATGGCAATATATAGGGGATGCATTGATTGTTTTATTGGACCATAATTGCTTGCACATGAAGCAATAATAAGTCGTGTACAAGTTCCACATTGTCTTTAGCTCATATATTTCCCCTCCCCTTTTTTTCGggtttgaaattaattaatccTTCTTATATTAAGAGACTGCTAATGTATCCAACATTTAATTTGTAATCGCGTCACGAGACATTTGTTATCGTGATTGCATGACATTGAAATGATCGTCAAAGCT contains:
- the LOC110789448 gene encoding protein KINESIN LIGHT CHAIN-RELATED 3, encoding MPGVVVEGINEDGLEVNVTPNKETSVQNMRSPKSTLSPQSPRSVEEEEGDLDGAVDTSIEQLYDNVCDMQSSDQSPSRRSFMTEDDNESRIDSELRHLVGGGMREVEIMEEEVAEEEIHGESDKGEDDSGGEISGLVEKTRSSSTKSASSGSRNSKKASSLQVEPDECTKSSSEKKIEKQNGKTVKKKSIAPKKQRNFPLAGSDSALDNPDLGPFLLKQARDLISSGDNLHKALDFATRASKSFEICADGKPSLELVMSLHVVAAVNCSLGQYNEAIPVLQRSIELPSIEDGENHALAKFAGNMQLGDTYAMLGQLENSISCYTNGLEIQKQVLGQNDPRVGETCRYLAEAHVQAMEFDEADKLCQMALDIHRECGSPASLEEAADRRLMGLICETKGDHEKALEHLVLASMAMVANGQEKEVASVDCSIGDTYLSLSRYDEAIFAYEKALTSFKATKGENHPAIASVFVRLADLYNKTGKLRESKSYCENALRIYSKPIPGIPQEEIASGFTDVSAIYESMNDLDQAIKLLQKALKIYGDAPGQQNTVAGIEAQMGVMYYMLGKYSESYNSFKSAVTKLRASGEKKSAFFGIALNQMGLTCVQRYAINEAAELFEEARSVLEQECGPYHPDTLGVYSNLAGTYDAIGRLDEAIEILEYVVGMREEKLGTANPDVDDEKRRLAELLKEAGKVRNRKARSLETLLDSNPQQRNDNGIKV